In a genomic window of Pedobacter sp. KBS0701:
- a CDS encoding class I SAM-dependent DNA methyltransferase, whose product MTEAAIVSKIWNLANVMRHDGVGYGDYLEQITYLLFLKMVDELNKPPYNRNLKLPRLKDVEGKEVEGAEVCSWENLTSKNGSELESFYIQSLRSLGTEKGMLGQIYVKSQNKIQDPSNLQRIITMIGKEDWSMMGADVKGTIYEGLLEKNAEDTKSGAGQYFTPRALIRTMVACVQPKPMKTVIDPACGSGGFFLAAYDWLTENNKLDKDEKMFLKNSTFHGNEIVASTRRMCLMNLYLHGIGEIDAEPLVKSNDALIAAESQTYDYVLANPPFGKKSGMTVTNEDGDIEKEDISYNRQDFWETTSNKQLNFLQHIKSLMKIDGEAAVVLPDNVLFEGGAGEEIRKQLLKTTELHTILRLPTGIFYANGVKANVLFFNNKPANKEAWTKEVWFYDYRTNVHHTLKKKPLAESDLSDFVACYNAANINKRKETWSQENPEGRWRKYSYDEIIARDKTSLDIFWVKDQSLTDLDNLPDPDVLALEIIDNIEAGLASFREIVSELEKSEEIK is encoded by the coding sequence ATGACAGAAGCAGCAATAGTATCAAAAATATGGAACCTGGCGAATGTAATGCGCCACGATGGAGTAGGATATGGAGATTATCTGGAACAGATTACTTATTTGCTTTTTCTTAAAATGGTGGATGAATTAAATAAGCCACCTTACAACAGAAACCTTAAACTACCAAGATTAAAAGATGTAGAAGGTAAAGAAGTTGAGGGAGCAGAAGTTTGCTCGTGGGAGAACTTAACTTCTAAAAATGGCTCGGAATTGGAATCTTTTTACATTCAGTCTTTGCGTTCTTTGGGAACAGAGAAAGGAATGTTGGGACAAATCTATGTGAAGAGTCAGAACAAAATACAAGACCCGTCTAATCTGCAACGTATCATCACGATGATTGGCAAAGAAGACTGGAGTATGATGGGCGCTGACGTAAAAGGAACCATTTACGAAGGTTTACTGGAAAAGAATGCAGAAGACACCAAATCTGGTGCTGGACAGTATTTTACGCCACGTGCCCTAATCAGAACAATGGTAGCTTGCGTACAGCCTAAGCCAATGAAAACGGTTATCGACCCGGCTTGTGGTTCGGGCGGTTTCTTTTTGGCAGCCTATGATTGGCTCACCGAAAACAATAAATTAGATAAAGATGAAAAGATGTTCTTAAAGAACAGCACTTTTCACGGCAACGAAATCGTGGCCAGCACCCGCAGAATGTGTCTGATGAACTTGTACCTGCACGGTATTGGTGAAATAGATGCAGAGCCCTTGGTAAAATCAAACGATGCACTGATAGCAGCCGAAAGCCAAACGTATGACTATGTATTGGCAAACCCTCCGTTTGGAAAGAAAAGCGGGATGACGGTGACCAATGAAGATGGCGATATTGAGAAAGAAGACATCAGCTACAATCGTCAGGATTTTTGGGAAACAACAAGTAACAAACAGTTGAACTTTTTGCAGCACATCAAATCTTTAATGAAGATTGATGGTGAAGCGGCAGTGGTATTACCTGACAATGTTCTGTTTGAAGGCGGAGCCGGAGAGGAAATCAGAAAACAACTTTTAAAAACAACTGAACTGCATACTATTTTACGTTTACCTACAGGTATTTTCTACGCCAATGGGGTTAAGGCAAATGTGTTGTTCTTCAATAACAAACCAGCCAACAAAGAAGCCTGGACAAAAGAAGTTTGGTTTTATGATTACAGAACCAACGTTCATCATACGCTAAAAAAGAAGCCATTGGCAGAATCTGATTTGTCAGATTTTGTAGCATGTTATAATGCTGCTAACATTAATAAGAGAAAAGAAACGTGGAGCCAAGAAAACCCCGAGGGTCGCTGGAGAAAATATAGCTATGATGAAATCATCGCGAGAGACAAAACGAGCTTGGATATTTTTTGGGTTAAGGATCAAAGCTTAACTGATTTAGATAATCTACCTGATCCCGATGTTTTGGCCTTAGAGATTATTGATAATATAGAAGCGGGCTTAGCGAGTTTTAGGGAGATTGTAAGTGAATTGGAAAAGAGTGAAGAAATTAAATAA
- a CDS encoding restriction endonuclease subunit S, whose protein sequence is MREDWIECEIGDVFDVVTGNTPSKANPLLYGGNIPFIKPPEINNKEVEDASEFLTEEGAKVARILPKYSVLITCIGNLGRVAMNSKFEVAFNQQINALKPNKFVYPKYIYYKAQSSNFRNQLEELSTGVTVSLVNKTNFSKVRFPLPPLPEQRAIVKKLESLFSSLDAGVADLKKAQQQLKIYRQAVLKKAFDSVNNFKTIIEIASVNTGSTPKRGTNKYWDGGTIPWVTSGSLNELFVDKADEYITEVALKETNCKVIPIGSLLIAMYGEGKTRGKCSELKIGAATNQAIACVTIKDEFLYSKSFVKWFFIKNYQDIRLLSNGGVQPNLNLSIIKNTVIPFPGKEEQKEIVKQIESRLSVCDSIEQNIKESLEKAEVLRQSILKKAFEGNLLTAQELAECKLATDYEPASVLLERIKAEQNKATAKPGKKKVTQPLVVAKVETPVLKISADIHAGLIAKVIKIHEENPASIDNLSHIKCEKIAHLVEYHLQIPLGRQPVKDAAGPDDYPHLKKIEHRAKMANYFAIQKKDIGYSYSSAKNSDKAIEKFQSALSDEENKQLDGLIALFLNFDLEVSEIIATTYAGWNNLILIGNANPSDEEIVYESRENWSERKLKIARERFFKAIEWMRKNEIVPTGYGAVVPFPKKKK, encoded by the coding sequence ATGAGAGAAGATTGGATAGAATGTGAAATTGGAGATGTTTTTGACGTAGTAACTGGAAATACTCCATCAAAAGCAAATCCATTACTATATGGCGGGAATATTCCCTTTATAAAACCACCAGAAATTAATAATAAAGAGGTAGAAGATGCATCAGAATTTTTAACAGAAGAGGGAGCTAAAGTTGCAAGAATTTTGCCTAAATATTCCGTATTAATTACCTGTATTGGCAACTTGGGTAGGGTCGCAATGAACTCGAAATTTGAAGTTGCATTTAATCAGCAAATAAATGCTTTAAAGCCTAATAAATTCGTCTATCCTAAATACATTTATTACAAGGCACAATCAAGTAACTTTAGAAATCAGTTAGAAGAATTAAGTACAGGGGTTACGGTTTCCCTTGTTAATAAAACAAACTTTTCTAAAGTTAGATTTCCTTTGCCACCTCTTCCCGAACAACGAGCCATTGTTAAAAAATTAGAAAGTTTATTTAGCAGTTTAGATGCCGGTGTTGCCGATTTAAAAAAAGCACAACAGCAATTAAAAATTTACAGGCAAGCGGTTTTGAAAAAGGCTTTTGATAGCGTTAACAATTTTAAAACCATCATTGAAATTGCTAGTGTGAATACTGGTTCAACGCCAAAAAGAGGAACAAATAAATATTGGGATGGAGGAACAATCCCTTGGGTAACGAGCGGTTCTTTAAATGAATTATTCGTAGATAAGGCAGACGAATATATAACTGAAGTTGCACTAAAAGAAACAAACTGTAAAGTAATTCCTATTGGTTCTCTTTTAATTGCAATGTATGGTGAAGGAAAAACTCGTGGAAAATGCTCTGAACTGAAAATTGGTGCTGCAACAAATCAAGCTATTGCTTGTGTGACAATTAAAGATGAGTTTCTATACTCGAAGAGTTTTGTAAAATGGTTTTTTATCAAAAATTATCAAGATATAAGACTATTGTCAAATGGAGGAGTGCAGCCAAATCTGAACTTAAGTATCATTAAAAACACTGTAATTCCGTTTCCTGGAAAAGAGGAACAAAAAGAAATCGTCAAACAAATCGAATCCCGCTTATCTGTTTGTGATTCCATAGAACAAAACATCAAAGAAAGTTTAGAAAAAGCAGAAGTCTTGCGCCAGAGCATTCTTAAAAAAGCATTTGAAGGTAATTTGTTAACCGCACAGGAATTGGCAGAATGTAAACTGGCTACGGATTATGAACCTGCGAGTGTGTTGTTGGAAAGGATAAAAGCGGAGCAGAACAAAGCAACGGCAAAGCCAGGTAAAAAGAAAGTCACTCAACCTTTAGTTGTGGCTAAAGTAGAAACTCCAGTTTTAAAAATATCAGCGGACATTCACGCAGGTTTAATAGCCAAAGTAATTAAAATTCACGAAGAAAATCCCGCATCAATTGATAACTTAAGTCACATCAAATGCGAGAAGATTGCGCATTTAGTTGAATACCATTTACAGATTCCATTGGGCAGACAGCCTGTAAAAGATGCAGCGGGTCCCGATGATTATCCGCACTTGAAGAAAATAGAACATCGTGCAAAAATGGCTAACTATTTTGCTATACAAAAGAAAGATATTGGCTATTCCTATTCTTCGGCAAAAAATTCAGATAAGGCTATTGAGAAATTTCAGTCTGCACTTTCAGATGAAGAGAATAAACAGTTAGATGGTTTAATTGCTTTATTTCTAAACTTCGATTTAGAAGTCTCAGAAATTATCGCCACCACTTATGCCGGATGGAACAATCTGATTCTTATTGGAAATGCAAATCCATCAGATGAGGAAATCGTTTATGAATCAAGAGAGAACTGGTCAGAACGAAAATTAAAGATTGCAAGAGAACGCTTTTTCAAGGCGATTGAATGGATGCGTAAAAATGAAATAGTCCCAACAGGTTATGGAGCGGTAGTTCCTTTTCCGAAAAAGAAAAAGTAA
- a CDS encoding DUF262 domain-containing protein: MELKPISHFYNKRIYIVPPYQRGYSWEQKHIYDLLNDLKHAIKLDANHYTGTITIHKQEETERIGLSQYELFHIVDGQQRFTTITLILSYLIKKLKDVKELKEDATEKEANYIINKGSYLFRYQIDKVSEMFFRSIILEKEDLSTLDENLYTRNLRNGKKAIKDYFKEPQNEGKELEYLVAIEDKLKFNEYIVDSTSDIGVVFETMNNRGVGLSDLEIVKNRLLYLTSKINIKDEEHINIQTINNINTKWAQILRNLTLPTRVLNENTFLSNHWTIYNGWSKDNQTKTEILDKEFTIEKMVDNPSEMITKINNYVNSLAVTSLHWRFINFPREQNSFVEVEDINTRKKIQRVFDKLNRLSNSTVRPVLLSFFGLMKTRPQDLLELAQIAEIFSFRLFSMNKKRSDTGKNDLFRKCNFFYTKYDLENTIKLAKWYLAWYIDNHGDTDRFDLEIEELFTSSKKEGYYTWSGLVYFLYEYEESLRNNEDVKVDYEFASKKNKSIEHILPQNYKEHWKDEVKGLKKDELKRHLHSLGNLVLISADKNSSLRDSAYNIKSSKYANGTYSEIDITANNKTWTCEKIKERETGLLKFLNNRWQLDTDFCNKYPHPNTVEGEITDELSEDFIEEVIEL, encoded by the coding sequence ATGGAACTAAAACCAATTAGTCATTTTTATAATAAGAGAATTTATATTGTTCCACCATATCAAAGAGGATACAGTTGGGAACAAAAACATATATATGATTTGTTGAATGATTTAAAACATGCTATAAAATTAGATGCAAATCATTATACTGGAACTATTACAATACATAAACAAGAGGAGACGGAGCGTATTGGTTTGTCGCAATATGAATTATTTCATATTGTAGATGGTCAACAGCGTTTTACGACAATTACTCTAATTCTTTCATATTTGATTAAAAAATTAAAAGATGTTAAAGAATTAAAGGAAGATGCAACAGAAAAGGAAGCAAACTATATCATTAATAAAGGCAGTTATTTGTTCAGGTATCAGATTGACAAAGTCAGCGAAATGTTCTTTAGGTCAATAATTCTCGAAAAAGAAGATTTATCCACTTTAGATGAAAATTTATATACAAGAAACTTAAGGAATGGAAAAAAGGCAATAAAGGATTATTTCAAAGAACCACAAAACGAAGGTAAAGAATTAGAATACTTGGTTGCAATTGAAGACAAGCTCAAATTTAATGAGTATATCGTAGATTCCACGTCAGATATCGGTGTTGTTTTTGAAACAATGAATAATAGGGGGGTTGGTCTTTCTGATTTAGAAATTGTAAAAAATCGATTGCTTTATCTTACATCAAAAATTAATATAAAGGATGAAGAACATATAAACATACAAACAATCAACAACATTAACACTAAATGGGCTCAAATATTACGAAATCTTACATTACCAACAAGAGTCCTAAATGAAAATACTTTTTTAAGTAATCATTGGACTATATACAATGGTTGGTCAAAAGACAATCAAACTAAAACAGAAATTCTAGATAAGGAATTTACTATTGAAAAGATGGTTGACAACCCATCTGAAATGATCACGAAGATTAATAATTATGTTAATTCGTTAGCTGTAACTTCCTTACATTGGCGATTTATCAATTTTCCAAGAGAGCAAAATTCATTTGTAGAAGTAGAAGATATAAATACTAGAAAAAAAATCCAACGAGTTTTTGATAAATTAAATAGGTTAAGCAATAGTACTGTTAGACCAGTGCTATTAAGTTTTTTTGGCTTAATGAAAACAAGACCTCAAGATTTATTGGAATTAGCTCAAATAGCTGAAATATTTTCATTTAGATTATTTTCAATGAACAAAAAACGTTCTGATACTGGAAAGAATGATTTATTTCGGAAATGTAACTTCTTCTACACGAAATACGATTTAGAAAATACAATTAAATTGGCAAAGTGGTATTTAGCATGGTACATTGACAACCATGGAGACACCGACCGATTTGATTTAGAAATTGAAGAGTTATTTACATCTTCAAAAAAAGAAGGTTATTATACGTGGTCTGGATTAGTATATTTTCTTTACGAATACGAGGAGAGTTTGAGAAATAACGAAGATGTAAAGGTGGATTATGAATTTGCAAGCAAAAAAAATAAAAGCATTGAACATATTCTTCCTCAAAATTATAAAGAACATTGGAAAGACGAGGTTAAGGGTTTAAAAAAAGATGAACTTAAAAGACACTTACATTCACTTGGTAATTTGGTCTTGATTTCTGCAGATAAAAATTCAAGTTTAAGAGATTCTGCTTATAATATTAAAAGTTCTAAATACGCAAACGGAACCTATTCAGAAATAGATATTACTGCTAATAATAAAACTTGGACTTGTGAAAAAATCAAAGAGAGAGAAACGGGATTATTGAAATTTTTAAATAACCGTTGGCAATTAGATACAGATTTTTGTAATAAATATCCACATCCAAACACCGTCGAAGGAGAGATAACAGATGAGTTGTCAGAAGATTTTATAGAAGAAGTAATTGAATTATAA
- a CDS encoding helix-turn-helix transcriptional regulator — protein MKKKSELTELGKYLILKSANKAEIYRKTGITESRLSLLSNDASTKLSGEELYLIALALDVEPGDMAKTIYKEVKLNTIAVQEALAAKSRKQKK, from the coding sequence GTGAAAAAGAAGTCGGAGCTTACAGAACTTGGAAAATACTTAATTTTGAAATCTGCTAACAAAGCAGAAATTTATAGGAAGACGGGTATTACTGAGTCTCGCTTAAGCCTACTAAGCAATGACGCGAGTACTAAGCTTTCTGGAGAAGAACTATACTTGATAGCGCTTGCACTGGATGTTGAGCCTGGCGATATGGCTAAGACGATTTATAAAGAAGTTAAGCTAAACACTATTGCAGTGCAAGAAGCATTAGCAGCTAAAAGTAGAAAACAAAAAAAATAG
- a CDS encoding AbiH family protein: MNRLILVGNGFDLAHGLKTSYNNFIIWYLAECLSQASYLPKTYHDELLEIQFGHYNDFIRIINANKPGNLNINVTKEDLTNFIVYCFEEQTIKEVMNIREGNVYDFITSRSFDSYDSNHYQPEPLKFRVLSNLLRSLIINCQEFNWVDIENEYFDQLKACKTKDGTFDKKEVCNLNSEFTFLKQKLEEYLALQQTEADIKVIPELLDAIKSDFDIRDFDSFMPYEDATNKLGYDRRIKPEIQHNLYFLNFNYTNTLLKYEEQLKKSRGKFNRIEINHIHGELNESTNPMIFGFGDEHDKTYLEFEEDRNNQLFEHIKSYQYLLTPNYRDLLRFLNEDDFQVFVMGHSCGLSDRTMFKEIFEHENCKSVRLFHYNGDFHDKAINVSKHFSNKGHMRKLIVDNKASDAFPQANVN; encoded by the coding sequence ATGAATAGATTAATTTTAGTTGGGAATGGTTTCGACCTGGCCCATGGTTTAAAAACCAGCTATAACAATTTTATTATCTGGTATTTAGCTGAATGCTTGAGTCAGGCTAGTTACCTTCCTAAAACCTATCATGATGAATTATTGGAAATTCAATTTGGTCACTATAACGATTTTATTAGGATTATAAACGCAAATAAGCCTGGTAATCTAAATATCAATGTTACTAAAGAAGATTTGACCAACTTTATTGTTTATTGTTTTGAAGAGCAAACAATAAAAGAAGTTATGAATATTAGAGAGGGCAATGTTTATGATTTTATCACTTCTAGGAGCTTTGATAGTTATGATTCAAATCATTATCAACCTGAGCCACTTAAGTTTCGAGTTTTATCTAATTTGCTGAGAAGCTTAATTATCAATTGTCAGGAATTTAACTGGGTTGATATCGAAAATGAGTATTTCGATCAACTGAAAGCCTGTAAAACAAAAGACGGAACATTCGATAAAAAAGAGGTTTGTAACCTAAATAGTGAGTTTACTTTTCTTAAGCAAAAATTAGAAGAGTATTTAGCATTACAGCAAACAGAAGCAGATATTAAAGTAATTCCAGAACTTTTAGATGCAATTAAGTCTGATTTTGATATCCGTGATTTTGATTCTTTCATGCCTTATGAAGATGCAACTAACAAACTAGGGTATGATAGGAGAATAAAACCTGAAATACAACATAATTTATATTTCTTAAATTTTAACTACACAAATACTTTGTTAAAGTATGAGGAGCAGTTAAAAAAGAGTAGGGGGAAGTTTAACAGGATCGAAATCAATCACATTCATGGTGAATTAAATGAATCAACTAATCCAATGATCTTTGGTTTTGGAGATGAGCATGATAAAACTTACTTAGAATTTGAAGAGGATCGCAACAACCAGCTTTTCGAGCATATCAAGTCTTATCAATACTTACTTACACCCAATTATCGTGATTTATTGAGGTTTTTGAACGAAGATGACTTTCAGGTCTTTGTAATGGGGCATTCTTGCGGTTTATCAGACCGTACCATGTTTAAAGAAATTTTCGAACATGAAAACTGCAAATCAGTTAGATTATTTCACTACAATGGTGATTTTCACGATAAAGCGATTAACGTGAGTAAACACTTTAGCAATAAAGGACATATGCGTAAGCTCATAGTAGATAATAAAGCTTCAGATGCTTTTCCGCAAGCTAATGTCAACTAA
- a CDS encoding type I restriction-modification enzyme R subunit C-terminal domain-containing protein, with the protein MINELNQNPEQQARDKIDAMLQEVGWHVQSKNNIDFSVGLGVAIREYQTSVGPADYVLFVNQKPLGLIEAKKENEGHRLTVVEEQSKEYASASLKFFKNTEGLKYIYESTGVLTRFTDYTDPKPRGRNVFSFHKPETLLEWSKREKSLRGRFADYPVLDETNLRLAQIIAINNLEKSFKGNRPKALIQMATGAGKTFTAATFIYRLLKFAKAKRILFLVDTKNLGEQAEQEFRAYQPQDDNRKFTELYNVQRLTSSYIADESQVCISTIQRMYSILQGEEMDEDEDVVNPNENSGWIEKQLAKKEAIPVAYNPKVPIEQFDFIIIDECHRSIYNLWKQVLDYFDAFLVGLTATPDKRTFGFFNENVVSQYTYEESVIDGVNVPYDVYLIETDISTKGALIEKGWFVDRRNKLSRAKRWQQEDEDTAYLRNDLDKKVVNISQIRTIITAYKDALRKDIFPNRFDENGEYEVPKTLIFAKTDSHADDIINIIREVFEEGNDFCKKVTYKIEEDPKSVLNRFRNQYNPRIAVTVDMIATGTDVKPLEVLLFMRDVRSINYFEQMKGRGTRTISADKLKLVTKTADAKTHFVIVDAVGATKSKKTDSRPLERQPTIPLKDLLQAVTMGVQEEDVYLSLANRLIRLEKQLTEAEKEKIQELAKGKSLKQMTRELIEAFDADVIADKAKAIIAQIPIDERTPAKEEQARAEAQEALLRTASLTFNGKLNDHIDNVRKQHDQIIDHINLDEVTKAEWDTESVDKAKALINDFSEYLKANKDEIQALSIFYDQPYNRRNITFKMIKEVMDKLKLEKPLLAPAHVWSAYAGIEEVKSDCPKDELTALVSLIRKVCGIDEELKPFDKTIDENFKRWIFAQNAGQHNRFSTEQMEWLRMIKDHIVSSYHIELDDLDYNPFDSKGGRGKMYQLFGNEMNSIINELNEALAA; encoded by the coding sequence ATGATTAACGAACTCAATCAAAACCCTGAACAACAAGCTCGTGATAAAATCGATGCCATGCTACAGGAAGTAGGTTGGCATGTGCAATCTAAAAATAACATTGATTTTAGTGTAGGTTTGGGCGTTGCTATTCGTGAATATCAGACCAGTGTAGGCCCAGCAGATTATGTGCTTTTTGTCAATCAAAAACCTTTGGGATTAATTGAAGCAAAAAAAGAAAATGAGGGCCATCGACTCACTGTTGTGGAAGAGCAATCGAAAGAATATGCAAGTGCCTCGCTTAAGTTTTTCAAGAATACAGAAGGATTAAAATACATCTACGAGAGTACAGGTGTTCTTACCCGTTTTACTGATTATACTGACCCGAAACCTCGTGGCAGAAATGTTTTCAGTTTCCATAAGCCAGAAACGTTGTTGGAATGGTCGAAAAGAGAAAAAAGTCTGCGGGGCAGATTTGCAGATTATCCTGTGTTGGATGAAACAAATTTGCGCCTGGCGCAGATTATTGCCATTAATAATTTGGAGAAATCTTTTAAAGGCAACCGTCCAAAAGCATTGATTCAAATGGCGACTGGCGCGGGTAAAACCTTTACTGCTGCTACTTTTATTTACCGTTTGTTGAAATTTGCAAAAGCTAAACGCATTCTGTTTTTAGTCGATACGAAAAACTTAGGCGAACAGGCCGAGCAGGAGTTCAGAGCGTACCAACCGCAGGATGATAACCGTAAGTTTACAGAGTTGTACAATGTGCAACGATTGACATCAAGCTATATTGCTGATGAAAGTCAGGTTTGTATTTCTACCATTCAGCGAATGTATTCTATTTTGCAGGGTGAGGAAATGGACGAGGATGAAGATGTAGTCAATCCCAATGAAAATTCTGGCTGGATAGAAAAACAGTTGGCAAAAAAAGAGGCCATTCCGGTTGCCTACAATCCAAAAGTTCCTATTGAGCAGTTTGATTTTATTATAATCGATGAATGCCACCGTTCTATTTACAACCTTTGGAAACAGGTTTTGGATTATTTTGATGCCTTCCTGGTGGGCTTAACCGCAACGCCCGATAAAAGAACTTTTGGTTTCTTTAATGAAAATGTAGTCAGTCAGTATACTTACGAAGAATCGGTGATTGATGGCGTGAACGTTCCTTACGACGTTTATTTAATCGAAACCGATATTTCCACCAAAGGCGCTTTGATTGAAAAAGGTTGGTTTGTAGATAGAAGAAATAAACTCTCAAGAGCTAAACGCTGGCAACAGGAAGATGAAGACACCGCTTATCTGCGCAATGATTTAGATAAAAAGGTAGTCAACATCAGCCAAATCAGAACGATTATTACGGCTTATAAAGATGCTTTGAGAAAAGATATTTTCCCGAATCGTTTTGATGAAAACGGCGAATATGAAGTGCCTAAAACTTTGATTTTTGCCAAAACCGATAGCCATGCCGATGACATCATCAACATCATCAGAGAGGTATTTGAAGAAGGCAATGACTTCTGTAAAAAGGTAACCTATAAAATAGAAGAAGACCCAAAATCGGTTTTGAACCGTTTTAGAAATCAGTATAATCCACGTATTGCTGTAACGGTAGATATGATTGCGACTGGAACCGATGTGAAACCTTTGGAGGTGTTGCTGTTTATGCGGGACGTGAGAAGCATCAATTATTTTGAACAAATGAAAGGGCGTGGTACCCGTACCATTTCTGCCGATAAGTTAAAACTGGTGACCAAAACTGCCGATGCTAAAACACACTTCGTGATTGTAGACGCAGTAGGTGCCACTAAATCTAAAAAGACTGACAGCCGTCCGCTAGAGCGACAGCCAACTATTCCGTTAAAAGATTTGTTGCAAGCCGTAACAATGGGCGTGCAGGAAGAAGATGTGTATCTTTCTTTGGCAAACCGACTCATCCGTTTGGAGAAACAACTTACTGAGGCCGAAAAAGAGAAAATACAGGAACTGGCAAAAGGCAAAAGCTTAAAGCAGATGACCCGTGAACTCATTGAGGCTTTTGATGCGGATGTAATTGCCGATAAAGCAAAAGCCATTATCGCACAAATTCCCATAGATGAACGTACGCCTGCAAAAGAAGAGCAGGCCAGAGCAGAAGCGCAGGAAGCTTTGCTGAGAACCGCATCACTCACCTTTAACGGCAAACTGAACGACCATATTGATAATGTACGCAAACAGCACGACCAGATTATTGACCATATTAATCTGGATGAAGTAACCAAAGCAGAATGGGATACCGAATCGGTGGACAAAGCCAAAGCATTGATTAACGATTTCAGCGAATACCTGAAAGCCAACAAAGACGAGATACAGGCGCTGAGTATTTTCTACGACCAGCCTTATAACCGCCGCAACATTACTTTTAAGATGATAAAAGAAGTAATGGATAAACTGAAACTGGAAAAACCCCTGTTGGCTCCGGCTCACGTTTGGAGTGCTTATGCGGGTATAGAAGAAGTAAAAAGCGATTGCCCGAAAGATGAACTGACGGCATTGGTTTCTTTGATTAGAAAAGTGTGTGGCATAGATGAAGAACTGAAACCTTTTGATAAAACCATTGACGAGAATTTTAAGCGTTGGATTTTTGCACAAAATGCCGGACAGCACAACCGCTTTAGTACCGAGCAGATGGAATGGCTGCGAATGATAAAAGACCACATTGTAAGTTCTTACCATATTGAGCTGGATGATTTGGATTATAATCCGTTTGACAGCAAAGGCGGAAGAGGAAAGATGTACCAATTGTTTGGTAACGAAATGAATAGTATTATTAATGAATTAAATGAAGCTTTGGCTGCATAA
- a CDS encoding toll/interleukin-1 receptor domain-containing protein translates to MKAFISYSHKDVDYLEKLKVHLAQIKREGLITDWTDQEITAGSRLDDSISAALSSSQLFISIVSPDYIASHYCFEREFTTALKLQEDGKITVIPIIVEPCDWKSTPMATIKALPDDGKPVSEWTNQNNAFAKIAQEIRKLLSIGQVREILISNTPSQPQVQSRNYRAERIFTEVDKLDFKEKSFEVIKNYFKSAMAEFNGIENLQAKLIEEEKKSFTCLISNKGNLKDAYLTISVASGDGFRHSDLNYSFTKSQHQNTINLDNVFTIEHDAYELYWQRSNLIQSRSSERLTDKQIAERIWNDFINQVGVS, encoded by the coding sequence ATGAAAGCATTTATATCATACAGTCACAAAGATGTTGACTATTTAGAGAAGCTAAAGGTTCATTTAGCACAGATAAAGAGAGAAGGTCTGATTACTGATTGGACTGATCAAGAGATCACCGCTGGAAGTCGGTTAGATGATAGTATTTCAGCTGCATTGTCTTCCTCTCAATTGTTCATTTCAATAGTAAGCCCTGACTATATCGCCTCACATTATTGTTTCGAAAGGGAATTTACAACAGCGCTTAAATTGCAAGAAGATGGTAAGATTACTGTGATACCCATTATTGTCGAACCATGTGATTGGAAATCGACACCAATGGCAACGATCAAAGCCCTACCTGACGACGGTAAGCCTGTTAGTGAGTGGACAAATCAAAATAATGCATTTGCAAAAATTGCTCAAGAAATTAGAAAGTTGCTTAGCATAGGGCAAGTTAGAGAGATTCTAATTAGCAACACACCTTCTCAGCCACAGGTTCAGAGCAGAAATTATAGAGCTGAAAGAATTTTTACAGAAGTTGATAAATTAGATTTTAAAGAAAAAAGTTTCGAGGTTATCAAAAACTATTTTAAATCGGCGATGGCTGAGTTTAATGGAATTGAGAACTTGCAAGCAAAGTTAATAGAGGAAGAGAAAAAGTCTTTTACTTGCCTGATATCTAACAAAGGGAATTTAAAGGATGCGTATCTTACCATTTCTGTTGCAAGTGGCGATGGGTTTCGACATAGTGATCTAAACTATAGTTTCACAAAAAGCCAGCATCAAAATACCATCAATTTAGACAATGTTTTTACTATCGAACATGATGCCTATGAGCTTTATTGGCAACGTAGTAATCTTATTCAATCGCGTAGTTCGGAGCGATTGACTGATAAGCAAATTGCGGAAAGAATTTGGAACGACTTTATCAATCAAGTTGGGGTTTCTTAG